The Thiomicrorhabdus lithotrophica DNA segment AGATGAAATATGGATCTTGTGCAGATAAATCATCAATCCAAAGCATAAATGGTGCATGACGCATCTCTACTGAGTATAAAAGTACCCAATATAATGCGATAAATACTGGCATCTGAATCAAGATAGGTAAACAACCACCCAATGGGTTAATTTTCTCTTCTTTATAAAGCTTCATCATCTTCTGTTGGAAGATAGCTTTATCATCACCATAGTTCTCTTTAAGCTGAGCTAACTTAGGCTGAAACTTCTTCAAACGAGCCATAGAACGGTAACTTGTTTCAGATAACTTATAGAACACTAATTTAATCATTAATGTTAACAAGATAATCGCCACACCCCAGTTACCTACTACGCTGTGAATCTTATCCAGCAACCAGAATAAAGGCTCTGCTAAAAACGTTAAAATTCCGTAATCGATGGTTAACTCTAAACCAGGCGCAATTTCAGCTAGCAAGTTTTGAGATTCTGGACCAATAAATAACTGTGAAGTCATTGTTTGACTTTGACCTGGTGCCACTTCAACTAAAGGCTCAACCAAACCAACCGCATAACGATCATCACCTAATGGCTTAGCGTAATAGCTGTTTTGTGCATCCTGACTTGGAACTAAAGCCGTTAGGAAGTACTGCTGAATCATCGCAGCCCAACCGCCAGTCACATTACGTCCAGAAACAGCCTGAGTATTTAAGTCATCAAATGAATGTTTAACGTATTTTTCTTCAGCGTTACCATCATAAAGCACTGGCCCTGTGTAGGTGTACATCATGAAGTTATCGTCAGGGTTATAACGATTACGCACTAGCTGTGAATATAGACTACCTGTCCAAGACTCTTGAGTCGCGTTCTCAACCTTGTAAGAGACGTCAACTAGGTACTTACCTTTAGTGAAGGTATAAGATTTCGTTACCGTAACACCGTCTTGTGACCAAGTTAATGGCACAACTAACGTATCACCCGTCATTTCATAACGAGTTTGAGTTGTTTGATAGACACTCTTATGGGTTGGCGCAGGAAGCTTAGCTTGTTTTTGCGTCGCTAAACCATTTTGAGCCATATAAACTAAAGGCCCTGTATCAGACATTAAATGGAACGGCTGAGAATGGTCATCTGATGCGCCATACTTAAGAAGCTTAGCATCACGGATATCACCACCATTGGTATCAATAATAATGTCTAGGGTATCTGTCGAAACATGAATACGTTGACCCTGCATAATACCGTTTTGTATAACAGGCACTGCATTATTTTGAATACCGCCAACATTAGCACCAGGAACATCTGTTCCCACTGCAGGGTTAGTAGCCGAAACTACTGCGTTTTGACTTGCAACAGGAACTTCTTGCGCTGTGCTAGTTTCTAAAGTCTTCTGCGTCTTTTGAGCAGTAAACTGTGT contains these protein-coding regions:
- the yidC gene encoding membrane protein insertase YidC; the protein is MNMRSIWWLALAFTLTWIWLEWTQFTAQKTQKTLETSTAQEVPVASQNAVVSATNPAVGTDVPGANVGGIQNNAVPVIQNGIMQGQRIHVSTDTLDIIIDTNGGDIRDAKLLKYGASDDHSQPFHLMSDTGPLVYMAQNGLATQKQAKLPAPTHKSVYQTTQTRYEMTGDTLVVPLTWSQDGVTVTKSYTFTKGKYLVDVSYKVENATQESWTGSLYSQLVRNRYNPDDNFMMYTYTGPVLYDGNAEEKYVKHSFDDLNTQAVSGRNVTGGWAAMIQQYFLTALVPSQDAQNSYYAKPLGDDRYAVGLVEPLVEVAPGQSQTMTSQLFIGPESQNLLAEIAPGLELTIDYGILTFLAEPLFWLLDKIHSVVGNWGVAIILLTLMIKLVFYKLSETSYRSMARLKKFQPKLAQLKENYGDDKAIFQQKMMKLYKEEKINPLGGCLPILIQMPVFIALYWVLLYSVEMRHAPFMLWIDDLSAQDPYFILPVIMGVTMYIQQKLNPSAMMDEMQQKVMKMLPFIFTIFFLWFPAGLVLYWVVNNILSVAQQWYITKKIEASDEK